In Leptospira stimsonii, one DNA window encodes the following:
- a CDS encoding M48 family metallopeptidase codes for MQLKTILLLFYVLQILFTLTMKYLSYEGNNSPQLHEEILKYFTEADIQKGIEYARSGFFASVLSDLLDFVVAGIFVFSPLSVRLESYLEKRTGNRFYLTVLFFFLIFSSVQFLISIPFQYYFGFVLEHQFGFSKMTFLDWVVYTGKSLGIAALGGSVAVIGIAFILKKFQKIWMYLVPMVSLIFGLLFSILFPIIITPLFYEYKPIEEGSLKTKIISLCEKAQIQVENVYVINESKYSGHTNAYFTGWGENRKIFLYDTLIQNHTEEEIISVLGHEIGHWTHNHQIKDIAISTAETLILCFLLAYLFKNFKEEGSVSLREFYSPSTLPFLFLLLSLFGSLTRPVWSTFSRTQETEADIEALVLTKDKKSFINTEIKLAKDNQGRLNPHPAEVFFYHSHPTTLERIHLAEEWKN; via the coding sequence ATGCAACTCAAAACGATCCTTTTGCTCTTTTACGTCCTTCAAATTCTTTTTACCTTGACGATGAAATATTTATCCTATGAAGGAAACAACTCACCGCAACTACATGAAGAAATCCTAAAATACTTTACGGAAGCCGATATACAGAAGGGAATTGAATATGCCAGAAGCGGATTCTTCGCGTCAGTTCTATCCGATCTTCTGGATTTTGTCGTAGCCGGAATTTTTGTCTTCTCCCCTCTTTCCGTAAGATTGGAATCCTATTTGGAAAAAAGGACCGGAAATCGCTTTTATCTTACCGTATTGTTCTTCTTTTTGATCTTTAGCTCCGTTCAATTTTTGATATCGATTCCGTTTCAATATTATTTTGGATTCGTTTTGGAGCACCAGTTCGGTTTTTCTAAAATGACTTTTTTAGATTGGGTTGTCTATACGGGTAAATCCTTAGGGATCGCCGCGTTAGGCGGAAGCGTTGCAGTAATCGGAATCGCGTTCATACTGAAAAAATTTCAAAAGATATGGATGTACTTGGTTCCGATGGTTTCCTTAATTTTCGGACTTCTATTTTCTATTTTGTTCCCGATCATCATTACTCCTCTTTTTTACGAATACAAACCCATCGAAGAAGGAAGCCTCAAAACGAAAATCATCTCTCTCTGTGAAAAGGCGCAGATTCAGGTCGAGAACGTATATGTGATCAACGAAAGTAAATATTCGGGTCATACGAACGCGTACTTTACCGGTTGGGGAGAAAACCGAAAGATCTTTCTTTACGATACACTTATTCAAAATCACACCGAAGAAGAAATCATCAGCGTTTTGGGTCATGAGATCGGACATTGGACGCACAATCATCAGATCAAAGACATCGCCATCAGCACCGCCGAAACCTTAATCTTATGTTTTCTATTGGCGTATCTTTTTAAGAACTTCAAAGAGGAAGGTTCCGTTTCTTTGAGAGAATTCTATTCCCCGTCGACGCTTCCGTTTCTGTTTTTACTTCTTTCTCTTTTCGGATCGCTTACGAGACCGGTTTGGAGTACATTCAGTAGAACGCAGGAAACAGAGGCAGACATAGAAGCGCTCGTATTAACGAAGGACAAGAAGTCGTTTATCAATACGGAGATCAAGTTAGCCAAAGACAACCAGGGAAGGCTCAATCCACATCCGGCGGAAGTTTTCTTTTACCACTCGCATCCAACGACCTTAGAAAGAATCCATTTGGCGGAGGAATGGAAAAACTAA
- the thiM gene encoding hydroxyethylthiazole kinase, translating to MIEKIWPSPEIVEDLSALRKISPLTHIITNIVVTNWTANVLLAIGASPAMVIAEEEVADFASIASGLLINVGTVTSADAKVMKLAATAANKAGTPWVLDPVAAGALRFRTEVAQELLQQKPSVIRGNASEILALAGTAGGGKGVDSTASSSEALPFAIELSEKLGAVVAVSGEIDYITNGNQTISVPGGHAMMTKVTGIGCSLGALMASFLGIQKDPLRAAVSASAVFAVAGAKAARDSKGTGSFAVAFLDELNLLSL from the coding sequence ATGATTGAAAAGATTTGGCCTTCGCCGGAGATCGTAGAGGATCTTTCCGCACTTAGAAAAATTTCTCCCCTAACACACATTATAACGAATATCGTCGTTACCAATTGGACCGCCAATGTTCTACTTGCGATCGGTGCTTCTCCCGCGATGGTGATAGCCGAGGAAGAAGTCGCCGACTTTGCTTCGATTGCGAGCGGACTCCTTATCAATGTAGGCACCGTTACAAGTGCGGACGCAAAGGTGATGAAGCTTGCGGCCACCGCCGCAAACAAAGCGGGAACGCCTTGGGTTCTCGATCCGGTCGCCGCAGGCGCTCTTCGGTTTAGAACCGAGGTTGCGCAGGAATTGCTTCAGCAAAAGCCGAGTGTAATTCGCGGGAACGCTTCCGAAATTCTTGCGTTAGCCGGAACCGCGGGAGGAGGAAAAGGAGTGGACTCGACCGCAAGCTCTTCCGAAGCATTGCCTTTCGCAATAGAACTCTCTGAAAAGCTCGGCGCGGTGGTTGCGGTGAGCGGAGAAATCGATTATATTACGAACGGAAATCAAACGATCTCGGTGCCGGGCGGTCATGCAATGATGACAAAAGTGACGGGAATCGGTTGTTCTCTCGGCGCCTTAATGGCATCCTTTTTAGGAATTCAGAAGGATCCGTTACGGGCCGCGGTTTCCGCTTCGGCCGTCTTTGCGGTAGCAGGCGCCAAGGCCGCTCGGGATTCAAAGGGAACCGGAAGTTTTGCCGTGGCTTTTCTGGATGAACTGAATCTTCTTTCTTTGTGA
- a CDS encoding proline dehydrogenase family protein, whose protein sequence is MITIDSESLELKTRTLGMRIFQEDESQSSSYLSKHFWIKKILGLSFRFPKLKIEMFRFVDVLPSLRSKKEITEHFVLYLLNENTETHNWIRSLLRIVLRIPPIPFFFGIGIQAAILKTSGNFIAGKNFQKAEKRLRILRKKNSVFTLDVLGEAALSEKEADGYQKQYLEILESVDSFAGAETTGYGVCPFVNVSIKCSSLFSQISSLAKEESVAILKEKLRPILRLAKKKQYFVNLDAEQYDYKEILITLAKEIFSEPEFEDYPHFGIVIQAYLKESKEDLICILEYSKNRKAPLTVRLVKGAYWEYEVIKAKEKGWDVPVFENKNETDFNYEECAKILLDSHPIILSAFASHNIRSLSAILTYAESRGIPKRDFEIQMLYGMGDSYKVVLKKMGYRIREYTPLGDILPGMAYLVRRLLENTSNQGFLQNFLSGRMDYSHLLKNPKESIIDAKLL, encoded by the coding sequence ATGATTACGATCGACTCCGAAAGTCTCGAACTCAAGACAAGGACCCTGGGGATGCGAATTTTCCAGGAAGACGAAAGCCAATCCTCTAGTTATCTTTCCAAACATTTCTGGATAAAAAAAATTCTCGGACTCTCTTTTCGTTTTCCGAAGCTCAAGATCGAAATGTTCCGTTTCGTGGACGTCCTCCCTTCTTTACGCTCAAAAAAAGAGATTACGGAACACTTCGTCTTATACTTATTAAACGAAAACACGGAGACGCACAATTGGATACGTTCTTTGTTGCGTATCGTTCTTCGTATCCCTCCGATTCCTTTTTTTTTCGGAATCGGAATTCAAGCCGCGATTCTGAAAACATCGGGAAACTTTATCGCGGGTAAAAATTTTCAAAAAGCAGAAAAACGACTCCGAATCTTAAGAAAGAAGAATTCAGTTTTTACGCTCGACGTTTTGGGAGAAGCCGCACTTTCGGAAAAAGAAGCGGACGGATATCAAAAACAATATCTTGAAATTCTCGAAAGCGTGGATTCTTTCGCAGGAGCGGAGACTACCGGGTATGGAGTTTGCCCTTTCGTAAACGTATCCATCAAATGTTCGAGTTTGTTTTCTCAAATCTCATCGTTAGCAAAGGAAGAGTCCGTCGCGATTCTCAAGGAAAAGCTCCGCCCCATCCTGCGACTGGCGAAAAAAAAACAGTATTTCGTAAATCTCGACGCGGAACAGTACGATTATAAAGAAATTCTAATCACTCTCGCGAAAGAAATTTTTTCAGAACCGGAATTCGAAGACTACCCGCACTTTGGAATCGTGATCCAAGCATATCTCAAGGAATCAAAAGAGGATCTCATTTGTATTTTAGAATATTCTAAAAATAGAAAAGCACCTTTGACGGTTCGTCTCGTAAAAGGAGCATATTGGGAATACGAGGTGATCAAGGCTAAAGAAAAAGGCTGGGATGTCCCGGTTTTCGAAAATAAAAATGAAACGGATTTCAACTATGAAGAATGCGCGAAAATTCTTCTGGATTCCCATCCTATTATTCTTTCCGCGTTCGCTTCGCATAACATTCGAAGTCTATCCGCGATTCTTACGTATGCCGAGAGCAGAGGTATTCCAAAGAGGGATTTTGAAATTCAGATGTTATACGGGATGGGTGATTCTTACAAAGTCGTATTAAAAAAAATGGGATATCGGATCCGCGAATACACTCCGTTAGGCGATATTCTTCCCGGAATGGCTTATTTGGTGAGGCGACTTCTGGAAAACACTTCTAATCAGGGCTTTCTCCAGAACTTTCTCTCGGGAAGAATGGATTACTCGCACCTTTTAAAAAATCCAAAGGAATCGATAATCGATGCAAAACTTTTATAA
- a CDS encoding DoxX family protein — protein sequence MNKDKIKNIIYWVTTVIVAANYAFAAYAYTTQGPEVVEGMTKLGYPLYFVTLLGVWKLLGAIAISVPKFPLLKEWAYAGMFFNLTSASISNGISGFETAHIVMPLVGVVLVALSWALRPESRRLPGVWSL from the coding sequence ATGAACAAGGATAAAATCAAAAACATCATCTACTGGGTAACGACGGTTATAGTCGCCGCAAACTACGCGTTCGCCGCTTACGCGTATACGACGCAAGGACCGGAAGTAGTAGAGGGAATGACTAAACTCGGCTATCCCCTCTACTTCGTTACTCTTCTCGGAGTTTGGAAACTTCTCGGCGCGATCGCTATCAGCGTCCCGAAATTCCCTCTTCTGAAAGAATGGGCTTATGCGGGAATGTTTTTCAACCTCACCTCCGCTTCTATCTCCAACGGAATTTCCGGTTTCGAAACCGCGCACATCGTTATGCCCCTCGTAGGTGTTGTGTTAGTCGCTCTTTCTTGGGCGCTTCGTCCTGAAAGCAGAAGACTTCCCGGAGTCTGGAGTTTATAA
- a CDS encoding sensor histidine kinase: protein MSDNRECCPTFLDPVYQEILLSVMFFEKINQIYGRRDYLTRKKAYHLFVTDLVIFIVSTVACLLYIRQGVRVGFLIFAVSALVSIVFLLINRLEVAIYSILYLSLTALTFGIFFGMQNGNIYFSMATIIILFLHFSNSKLTIAVSCYTGILMAIRMYQYWGNGELGSAFIFDTILKFILFCTLAIITVRVLTSHKKEKEVFIREIHHRVKNNLQILSGFANLHQNNGVKGGDKQLESFNERILMLSKIHDAIYKSETDYEIDLNKVLIEIVGLVRIQNGPPIELIQSKNAAPLSIEISVPFAMIVYELLNNAVRHSRQENRENRIVVELHFANHRYSLTVLDSGPGIQMESTWTRPKTTGFTLISIMTQQLKGNFRFDSNECGSKAVLEFSNQDLFASLLQ from the coding sequence TTGTCCGATAATCGAGAATGTTGTCCCACGTTTCTGGATCCGGTTTATCAGGAAATATTGTTAAGCGTCATGTTTTTCGAAAAAATAAATCAAATATACGGAAGAAGGGATTATCTTACCCGCAAAAAAGCGTATCATCTCTTTGTTACCGATCTCGTGATCTTTATCGTTTCAACCGTCGCTTGTCTTCTTTATATCCGTCAAGGAGTCCGAGTCGGTTTTTTGATTTTTGCAGTATCCGCGCTCGTTTCCATTGTTTTTCTGCTGATCAATCGTTTGGAAGTCGCCATTTATTCCATACTTTATTTGAGCCTTACCGCGTTGACTTTTGGAATCTTCTTCGGTATGCAAAACGGAAACATCTATTTTTCAATGGCGACAATCATCATATTATTCTTACATTTCTCAAATAGTAAACTTACGATCGCCGTTTCTTGTTATACGGGAATATTAATGGCCATTCGGATGTATCAATATTGGGGAAATGGAGAATTGGGTTCCGCCTTTATTTTTGATACGATTCTTAAATTTATCCTCTTTTGCACGCTGGCAATCATCACTGTCCGAGTTCTTACGAGTCATAAGAAGGAAAAGGAGGTTTTTATTCGGGAAATTCATCATCGTGTTAAAAACAACCTCCAAATTCTAAGCGGATTTGCGAACTTACATCAAAACAACGGAGTTAAAGGCGGAGATAAACAGTTAGAAAGTTTTAATGAAAGAATTCTAATGTTGTCCAAAATTCACGATGCGATCTACAAATCCGAAACGGATTACGAGATCGACCTCAATAAGGTTCTCATCGAAATCGTCGGTTTGGTAAGAATTCAAAACGGTCCTCCGATAGAATTGATTCAAAGTAAGAACGCGGCTCCTTTGAGCATAGAAATCTCAGTTCCTTTCGCGATGATCGTGTACGAACTTTTAAATAATGCGGTTCGTCATTCTCGACAAGAGAATCGGGAAAATAGAATCGTAGTTGAATTACATTTTGCAAATCATCGCTACTCTCTTACGGTTTTGGACAGCGGACCTGGAATTCAAATGGAATCGACTTGGACTCGACCGAAAACGACGGGATTTACTCTGATTTCCATAATGACGCAACAGTTAAAGGGAAATTTTCGATTCGATTCGAACGAATGCGGCTCCAAAGCTGTTTTAGAATTTTCGAATCAAGATTTATTCGCAAGTCTACTCCAATAA
- a CDS encoding aldehyde dehydrogenase family protein yields MQNFYNEPIRNFSKEEHRSWIFPTIQKIRSGFPIFVPSIVNGVEIQNLAKEKHANPAKKEEITTEYSLSDHSTLENAIRISKKHFYRWSELDPKERTSILWNVGTMILEKRNELCALILLETGKTIPEAEADIVEAIDFCRYYAKEYEGICKGRRVDLPGEENFYTYKPKGIVGVIAPWNFPAAILTGMCAGPLVCGNAVLLKPAEQSSATALFLFRLFLKAGVPNEVFHFLPGKGEEIGAAIVKHPEVAVINFTGSREVGVSILRECAQIRSESRRIKRALCEMGGKNPIIVDGDADLDLAVEGALHSAFGFQGQKCSALSRLILLDSCYETFKTRFLEAVSSLKIDSPEILSAKIGPVITEESRQRLENILTKHKDTILFQADLSEDLKSKGHYVPPTVFEEKDWNSDLATKEFFGPLVALFRVKTFDEAIEKANDSEYALTAGVYSRNPEHIEKAKRRIEAGNLYINRAITGAVVERQPFGGYKLSGVGAKAGGPDYLKSFLEPITITENTMRRGFTAELIQ; encoded by the coding sequence ATGCAAAACTTTTATAACGAGCCGATCCGTAATTTTTCCAAAGAAGAACACCGAAGTTGGATTTTTCCTACGATTCAAAAAATACGGAGCGGTTTTCCGATTTTTGTCCCCTCAATCGTGAACGGCGTAGAGATTCAAAATCTTGCCAAAGAAAAACACGCGAATCCCGCTAAAAAAGAGGAAATCACGACGGAATATTCTCTGAGCGATCATTCGACTTTGGAAAACGCGATTCGGATTTCTAAAAAACATTTTTATCGTTGGAGCGAACTCGATCCTAAAGAAAGAACTTCGATTCTTTGGAATGTGGGAACGATGATCCTGGAAAAAAGGAATGAACTCTGCGCATTGATTCTTTTAGAAACGGGAAAGACGATTCCCGAGGCCGAAGCGGACATCGTCGAAGCGATCGACTTTTGTAGATATTATGCGAAAGAATACGAAGGAATTTGCAAAGGCAGAAGAGTCGATCTTCCCGGAGAGGAAAACTTCTATACTTATAAACCGAAAGGAATCGTCGGAGTCATCGCACCTTGGAATTTCCCGGCGGCGATCCTAACCGGAATGTGCGCGGGCCCTTTGGTCTGTGGAAACGCGGTTCTCTTAAAACCAGCGGAACAATCCTCCGCGACGGCACTTTTTCTATTTCGCCTCTTCTTAAAAGCGGGAGTTCCAAACGAAGTATTTCATTTTCTACCGGGCAAAGGAGAAGAGATCGGCGCCGCGATCGTAAAACATCCGGAAGTTGCCGTGATCAACTTCACCGGATCAAGAGAAGTCGGTGTGTCCATCCTAAGGGAATGCGCTCAAATAAGATCCGAATCGAGAAGAATCAAACGCGCGTTATGTGAGATGGGCGGAAAAAATCCGATCATCGTGGACGGTGACGCAGATTTAGATCTCGCCGTGGAAGGCGCGCTTCATTCTGCGTTCGGCTTTCAAGGACAAAAGTGTAGCGCTCTTTCCAGGTTGATTCTATTAGATTCTTGTTATGAAACGTTCAAAACAAGATTTCTGGAGGCGGTTTCTTCCTTAAAGATCGATTCTCCCGAAATTCTTTCCGCGAAGATCGGGCCGGTGATCACCGAAGAATCGAGACAGAGGTTGGAAAATATTCTTACAAAACACAAAGATACGATTCTCTTTCAGGCGGATCTTTCGGAAGACTTAAAGTCAAAGGGTCATTACGTCCCGCCTACCGTATTCGAAGAAAAGGATTGGAATAGCGACCTTGCAACGAAAGAATTCTTTGGACCTTTGGTGGCCCTCTTTCGAGTAAAAACATTCGACGAAGCGATAGAAAAGGCGAACGATTCGGAGTACGCGCTTACCGCCGGTGTTTATTCTCGAAATCCGGAACATATCGAAAAAGCAAAACGAAGGATCGAAGCGGGAAACCTTTATATCAATCGCGCGATCACAGGCGCGGTCGTCGAAAGACAACCGTTCGGCGGCTATAAACTTTCCGGTGTAGGAGCAAAAGCGGGAGGTCCCGATTATCTCAAGAGTTTTTTAGAGCCGATCACGATCACCGAAAACACGATGCGAAGAGGATTTACAGCGGAACTGATTCAATAA
- a CDS encoding SRPBCC family protein, which translates to MSERKDIQNPEFTFTRTFDFPRELVWKAWTEPKRLAEWWGPKGLKMGVTHLDLKPGGLFHYSMTTPDGQTMWGRFVYKEITPPEKLVYVVSFSDENAGMSRPPMAANWPLEILNTVIFTEEKGKTILSLKGTPINATPEEIKVFGDNFPSMNQGFTGTLDQLEAYLAKQ; encoded by the coding sequence ATGAGCGAAAGAAAGGACATTCAAAATCCTGAATTTACCTTTACAAGAACGTTTGATTTTCCCCGAGAACTCGTTTGGAAAGCTTGGACGGAACCGAAAAGGCTCGCCGAATGGTGGGGACCGAAAGGACTCAAGATGGGAGTGACTCATCTGGACTTGAAACCGGGAGGATTGTTTCATTACAGTATGACAACTCCGGACGGACAAACCATGTGGGGAAGATTTGTTTATAAAGAGATCACTCCGCCGGAAAAGCTTGTCTATGTGGTTTCCTTTTCGGATGAGAACGCTGGGATGAGTCGCCCTCCTATGGCCGCTAATTGGCCTTTAGAAATTCTCAACACCGTAATTTTTACGGAAGAAAAAGGAAAGACCATTCTCAGCTTAAAAGGAACGCCGATCAACGCGACTCCGGAAGAAATCAAAGTTTTCGGAGACAACTTCCCGTCTATGAATCAGGGCTTTACCGGCACTCTGGATCAACTCGAAGCGTATCTTGCCAAACAGTAA
- a CDS encoding SRPBCC family protein: MSLIKLSLLSIVGLLIVVIVILLVYASTKPNDFRYERSIVIQAPPEKVYPLISDFHTWAQWSPWEKIDPSMKKTYSGPANGIGTVYEWEGNKDIGKGRMEITEANSPSKIVIRLDFLAPFEAHNTAEFTLVKNGDSTQVTWVMFGENIFFSKIMGIFLNMDAMIGKQFETGLINLKRLGEGK, encoded by the coding sequence ATGTCTTTGATCAAACTTAGTTTACTTTCGATCGTCGGCCTTCTGATCGTCGTCATCGTAATCCTTCTCGTGTATGCGAGTACAAAGCCGAACGACTTTCGTTACGAAAGATCGATCGTTATCCAAGCTCCTCCAGAGAAAGTCTACCCGTTGATAAGCGATTTCCATACTTGGGCCCAGTGGTCGCCGTGGGAAAAAATCGATCCGTCGATGAAGAAGACCTATAGCGGACCTGCCAATGGAATCGGCACAGTTTACGAATGGGAAGGAAACAAGGATATCGGAAAAGGACGTATGGAAATTACGGAGGCGAATTCTCCCTCTAAAATCGTCATTAGATTGGACTTTTTGGCTCCTTTCGAAGCTCACAATACCGCAGAGTTTACTTTAGTTAAGAATGGCGATTCAACTCAGGTAACCTGGGTTATGTTCGGAGAAAATATTTTCTTCTCTAAGATTATGGGAATCTTCCTGAATATGGACGCGATGATCGGAAAACAATTTGAAACCGGCCTGATAAACCTAAAAAGACTTGGGGAAGGAAAATAA
- a CDS encoding acyl-CoA thioesterase produces MSMISKEFQYEIPVLWSQCDPNGHLNVGNFQVFLHEGRMVALEEAGLSYSKMKEANIGPMILRSETDYKAEIRYPETILVTTFFGELAGSRCKIFQKLIRKSDGKIACDSLSTCILFDFNKNRPWKYSEELLNAFELHAIPTE; encoded by the coding sequence ATGAGTATGATATCGAAGGAATTTCAGTATGAAATTCCGGTGCTTTGGAGCCAGTGTGATCCAAACGGACATCTCAATGTTGGAAATTTTCAGGTTTTCTTACACGAAGGGAGAATGGTCGCTCTTGAAGAAGCGGGTTTGAGTTATTCGAAAATGAAGGAAGCGAACATCGGTCCGATGATTCTCCGTTCGGAAACCGATTACAAGGCGGAGATCCGTTATCCGGAAACCATTCTCGTGACCACATTTTTCGGGGAACTTGCGGGTTCTCGTTGTAAGATTTTTCAAAAGCTTATCCGGAAGTCCGACGGGAAGATCGCCTGCGATTCTCTTTCCACCTGCATTCTTTTCGATTTTAACAAAAATAGGCCATGGAAATATTCGGAAGAACTGTTGAACGCGTTCGAGTTGCACGCGATTCCTACCGAATAG
- a CDS encoding class I SAM-dependent methyltransferase, which translates to MSNPLSSVEPWSLVAEGYTKSTKQFLEAYSRKAMELLGFNSEDVVLDVATGPGTLAIPLSKIVKEVYAIDFSEPMIEQLKKGMKEENVSNVIPLVMDGQKLEFPQNHFDGAFSMFGLMFFPDKLLGLKEMYRVLKPGKKVAVSGWAPVNHSPLMQFLFGALRKANPEMPEPQTNFSSFENPEFFREQLNTAGFQEIEIVPFSNSIEVTDGEEFLDSMIDGGAPLRWMKSKMTESVWNEKRKIMLDHLNSRLRNIPVSLSSEAYIAVAKKPD; encoded by the coding sequence ATGTCCAATCCTCTTTCCTCCGTTGAACCTTGGTCCTTAGTCGCAGAAGGATATACAAAATCCACCAAACAATTCTTAGAAGCGTATTCGCGTAAGGCGATGGAATTGCTCGGATTCAATTCCGAGGACGTCGTATTGGACGTGGCCACCGGCCCTGGAACACTCGCCATTCCTCTTTCCAAAATCGTTAAAGAAGTGTATGCGATCGATTTTTCGGAACCGATGATCGAACAACTCAAAAAAGGAATGAAAGAAGAAAACGTTTCGAATGTGATTCCTCTCGTCATGGATGGTCAGAAATTGGAGTTCCCGCAAAATCATTTCGACGGAGCGTTTTCCATGTTCGGTCTGATGTTTTTTCCGGATAAACTCTTAGGTCTCAAAGAAATGTATCGAGTTCTTAAACCCGGAAAGAAGGTCGCGGTTTCCGGCTGGGCACCTGTGAACCATTCTCCTTTGATGCAGTTTTTATTTGGAGCGCTTCGTAAGGCGAATCCTGAAATGCCTGAACCGCAGACCAATTTTTCCAGTTTTGAGAATCCGGAATTCTTTCGAGAGCAACTGAACACGGCCGGCTTTCAAGAAATCGAAATTGTTCCTTTTTCCAATTCGATCGAAGTAACGGACGGCGAAGAATTCCTCGATTCCATGATCGACGGTGGAGCTCCTCTTCGGTGGATGAAAAGTAAAATGACCGAATCCGTCTGGAACGAAAAAAGAAAAATTATGTTGGATCATCTCAATTCTCGGCTCAGGAACATTCCGGTTTCCCTTTCCTCAGAAGCTTATATCGCGGTCGCAAAAAAACCGGATTGA
- a CDS encoding SRPBCC family protein: protein MNSRNDHKSNTADREITTSRVFDAPRELVWKVWTDPNHIGNWWGPNGFTNTIETMEVKPGGIWKLIMHAPDGTDYPNRITYIEVVKPERLVYKHGSDLEDHPGDFHVTVTFEEENGKTKLTMLSLFKTSAARDEVVEKYGAIEGMNQTLNRLGDYLTKVSN from the coding sequence ATGAACTCACGTAACGATCATAAATCAAACACAGCCGATCGCGAGATCACCACCTCACGCGTGTTTGACGCACCGCGAGAATTGGTCTGGAAGGTTTGGACCGATCCGAATCACATAGGCAACTGGTGGGGACCGAACGGCTTTACGAATACCATCGAAACGATGGAAGTAAAACCGGGTGGGATCTGGAAACTGATCATGCACGCACCGGACGGAACGGATTATCCCAACCGAATCACTTACATCGAAGTCGTGAAACCGGAACGATTGGTTTATAAACACGGCTCCGACCTGGAAGATCACCCCGGCGATTTCCACGTAACCGTTACGTTCGAAGAAGAAAACGGAAAAACAAAACTAACCATGCTTTCCCTTTTCAAAACTTCGGCCGCACGAGACGAGGTTGTGGAAAAATACGGAGCGATAGAAGGAATGAATCAAACTCTCAATCGCCTCGGAGACTATCTTACAAAGGTTTCAAATTAA
- a CDS encoding ArsR/SmtB family transcription factor, giving the protein MVQQDATEDHLSLTFAALADPTRRKILATLRYGDVSVKQLAEPFAMSLPAITKHLKVLERAGLISRGKEAQWRPSRLETGPLKEVADWIDEYRQIWEARLDRLDDYLRELQQIEANEQINQRKFDNEQG; this is encoded by the coding sequence ATGGTTCAACAAGACGCTACAGAAGATCATCTCAGCCTTACGTTTGCCGCTCTGGCGGACCCGACTCGGCGGAAGATTTTGGCCACCCTTCGATACGGTGACGTAAGCGTGAAGCAACTTGCGGAACCCTTTGCCATGAGTCTTCCCGCGATCACCAAACATCTCAAGGTGCTGGAAAGAGCCGGACTGATTTCCCGAGGCAAGGAGGCACAATGGAGACCTTCTCGTTTAGAAACAGGGCCCTTAAAAGAAGTGGCTGATTGGATCGACGAATACAGACAAATCTGGGAAGCCAGACTCGATCGACTGGATGATTATTTGCGGGAACTCCAGCAAATCGAGGCAAACGAACAAATAAACCAAAGGAAATTCGACAATGAACAAGGATAA
- a CDS encoding SRPBCC family protein, whose product MANNDRTINEVVITRIFDAPRELVFKAWTDPEHLMRWWGPKNFTSPACRIDFRVGGKYVFGLRSPDGQEFWSTGFFREIIIPEKIVYSDSFADENGNPVPASHYGFKGEFPETTTVSLLFEKIENKTKLTLRHIGLPAGEISEMTKASWNEMIDKLDESLK is encoded by the coding sequence ATGGCAAACAATGATCGAACGATAAACGAAGTTGTTATCACAAGAATCTTCGACGCTCCGAGAGAACTCGTTTTCAAAGCATGGACGGATCCGGAACATCTGATGCGTTGGTGGGGACCGAAAAACTTCACATCCCCCGCTTGCAGAATCGATTTTCGAGTCGGCGGGAAGTATGTCTTCGGGTTACGTTCCCCGGACGGTCAAGAGTTTTGGAGCACGGGATTCTTTCGTGAAATCATAATACCGGAAAAGATCGTATATTCGGATTCGTTCGCCGACGAAAACGGAAACCCGGTTCCGGCCTCTCATTACGGTTTTAAAGGAGAATTTCCCGAAACGACCACCGTTTCTCTTTTGTTCGAAAAAATCGAAAACAAGACAAAACTTACCTTAAGACATATCGGACTTCCCGCCGGAGAGATTAGCGAAATGACGAAGGCAAGTTGGAACGAGATGATCGATAAACTGGATGAAAGTTTAAAATAG